The Actinosynnema mirum DSM 43827 genomic interval ACGCGAGCTTCGGCTTCGTCAACGAGGCCCTCACCGCGCTCGGGGTCGAGGGCGCGCGGGACTTCCCGTGGCTGTACGGGAAGTGGACCGCGTTCGGCGTCGTCGCCGCCGAGGTGGTCTGGTGCTCGTTCCCGTTCGTCATGCTCACCCTCTACGCGGGCATCCGCTCGATCCCCGGCGAGGTGCTGGAGGCCGCCGCGCTCGACGGGGCCTCCACCTGGCGCGCCGCCCGCAGCGTCGTGCTGCCCCTGCTCCGCCCGCTGCTGGTGATCGTCACCATCCAGTCGGTCATCTGGGACTTCAAGGTCTTCACCCAGGTCTACGTCATGACCAGCGGCGGCGGCATCGCGGGCCGCAACCTCGTGCTCGCCGTGCACGCCTACCAGCAGGCGTTCGCCGCCTCCGAGTACGGGATGGGCGCGGCGATCGGCGTCGTCACCACCGCGCTGCTGCTCCTGCTCACCGCGGGCTACCTGCGGGCGCTGCGCCGGGGAGGTGAGCCGCTGTGAGGCGCTGGGCCTGGGAGGCGGTCGCGGTCGGCGCGTCGCTCGTCGTCGCGTTCCCGCTGTACTGGATGGTGCTCACCGCGCTCAAGCCCGCCGCCGAGGTGGTGTCGGCCGAGCCGAGGCCGTGGACGCTCGCCCCGTCGCCGGACAGCTTCACCCGCGCCCTCACCGTCGAGAGCTTCGGCCGCTACCTGGCCAACAGCCTCGTCGTCGCGGTCGCGGTGGTGCTGCTGAGCCTGGTGGTGTCGTTCCTGGCCGCCACCGCGCTCACCCGGTTCCGCTTCAAGGGGCGCACCACGATGCTGGTGATGCTGCTGGTGGTGCAGATGGTCCCGGTGGAGGCGCTGACCATCCCGCTGTTCTTCCTGGTGCGCCAGGTGGGGTCGGCCGTTCCCGTGCTCGGGCTCAACCACCTCGGCTCGCTCGTGCTGGTGCACCTGGCGTTCAGCCTGCCGTTCGCGATCTGGATGCTGCGCGGCTTCGTCGCGGCCGTGCCGGTGGAGCTGGAGGAGGCGGCGACCCTGGACGGCGCGTCGCGGACCAGGTTCCTGTGGCGGGTGCTGTTCCCGCTGGTGGCCCCCGGACTGGTCGCGACCAGCGCGCTGTCGTTCATCCACGCCTGGAACGACTTCCTGTTCGCCAAGACGTTCATCATCTCCGCCGAGGAGAACCAGACCCTGCCGCTCGCGCTCCAGGTGTTCGTGCGGCCCGATCAGAACGACTGGGGGGCGATCATGGCCGGTTCCACCCTGATGACCTTGCCGGTGCTGGTGTTCTTCGTGCTGGTGCGGCGCAACCTCGTCGGCGGCCTGGCCGGGGCGGTGAAGTCGTGACGCTGCTGCCCGAGCCGGTGTCGGTGGTCTGGGGCGGGGGGACCGTGCCGTGGTCGACGCCGGTCGTGCGGCGCGCGCCAGGACCGGCCGAGGGCTACCGGATCTCCATCTCCGCGGGCGGCGTCCACGTCGACGCGTCCGACGACGCGGGCGAGTTCTACGCCCACCAGACCCTGCGCCAGCTGCGCGGACCCGACGCGTTCCGGGCCGCGCCGATCCGGCCGGACGGGCCCGTGCCGGTGTGCGAGATCGTCGACCACCCGGAGCACCGGTGGCGCGGCTGCATGATCGACGTGGCGCGGCACTTCCTGCCCAAGCACGACCTGCTGCGGTACGTGGACCTGCTGGCCGCGCACAAGCTCAACGTGCTGCACCTGCACCTGACCGACGACCAGGGCTGGCGGGTCGAGTCCGAGCGCTTCCCGAGGCTGCACGAGGTCGGCGGCTGGCGGCCGGACTCGCGGTGGGGCGACCGGCGCGGCGGGCTGAGCACCGGGAGGCCGCACGGCGGGTGCTACACGCGGGACGACCTGCGCGAGGTCGTGGCGTACGCGGCGGCGCGGCACGTGACCGTGGTGCCGGAGATCGACGTGCCGGGGCACTCGCAGGCGGCCATCGCGGCGTACCCGGAGCTGGGCGTCGACGGCGGCGGGGTGTGGACCGACTGGGGGGTGAACCCGCGCGTCCTCAACGGGTCGCAGTCCACAGTGGACTTCTACCGCGCGGTGTTCGACGAGCTGCTGGAGGTGTTCCCCGGCGAGGTGGTCGGCTTCGGCGGCGACGAGGCGCCGGGTGGCGACGGGCGGTTCGTGCGCCTGATCGCGGAGCACCTCGTGGCGCGCGGGCGCAGGCCCTACGGCTGGGACGAGGTGCTGGACGTCGAGGGGCTGCCGGAGGAGACGGTCATCGCGGCGTGGCGCTCGGAGGAGGCCGTGGAGCGGGCGCTGGAGCGCGGGCTGGACGTGGTCGCCTGCCCGGAGCGGCACGCGTACCTGGACTACCGGCAGTCCGAGGACGCGGACGAGCCGATCCCGGTGGGCACGGTCCTCACCACCGAGGACGTGCGCGCGTACCGGCCGGTGGCCGGGGTGCTCGGCGCGCAGGCGAACATCTGGACCGAGCACCTGGACAGCCCGAGGCGCCTGGACTACGCCGCGTTCCCGAGGCTCTCGGCGTTCGCGGAGGTGGTGTGGAACCCGGCCCCGGTGGACGGGGCCGGGTTCGCGGCGAGGCTGGGCGCGCACCTGCCCAGGCTCGCCGCGCTCGGCGTCGAGTACCGGCCGCCGGGCGGACCGCTGCCGTGGCA includes:
- a CDS encoding carbohydrate ABC transporter permease — translated: MTVHSGRSDTRTALAYLAPALLVLVGLLGYPVYQLVVISLFDYGQEQVSGGAPLTFLGLGNYAELLRDSRFWSVLGQTAGFAALCVAGTLLVGATLAVVATRVRPWARALLFLTALGAWSTPAVAGSTIWLFLFDASFGFVNEALTALGVEGARDFPWLYGKWTAFGVVAAEVVWCSFPFVMLTLYAGIRSIPGEVLEAAALDGASTWRAARSVVLPLLRPLLVIVTIQSVIWDFKVFTQVYVMTSGGGIAGRNLVLAVHAYQQAFAASEYGMGAAIGVVTTALLLLLTAGYLRALRRGGEPL
- a CDS encoding carbohydrate ABC transporter permease, yielding MRRWAWEAVAVGASLVVAFPLYWMVLTALKPAAEVVSAEPRPWTLAPSPDSFTRALTVESFGRYLANSLVVAVAVVLLSLVVSFLAATALTRFRFKGRTTMLVMLLVVQMVPVEALTIPLFFLVRQVGSAVPVLGLNHLGSLVLVHLAFSLPFAIWMLRGFVAAVPVELEEAATLDGASRTRFLWRVLFPLVAPGLVATSALSFIHAWNDFLFAKTFIISAEENQTLPLALQVFVRPDQNDWGAIMAGSTLMTLPVLVFFVLVRRNLVGGLAGAVKS
- a CDS encoding beta-N-acetylhexosaminidase → MTLLPEPVSVVWGGGTVPWSTPVVRRAPGPAEGYRISISAGGVHVDASDDAGEFYAHQTLRQLRGPDAFRAAPIRPDGPVPVCEIVDHPEHRWRGCMIDVARHFLPKHDLLRYVDLLAAHKLNVLHLHLTDDQGWRVESERFPRLHEVGGWRPDSRWGDRRGGLSTGRPHGGCYTRDDLREVVAYAAARHVTVVPEIDVPGHSQAAIAAYPELGVDGGGVWTDWGVNPRVLNGSQSTVDFYRAVFDELLEVFPGEVVGFGGDEAPGGDGRFVRLIAEHLVARGRRPYGWDEVLDVEGLPEETVIAAWRSEEAVERALERGLDVVACPERHAYLDYRQSEDADEPIPVGTVLTTEDVRAYRPVAGVLGAQANIWTEHLDSPRRLDYAAFPRLSAFAEVVWNPAPVDGAGFAARLGAHLPRLAALGVEYRPPGGPLPWQRLPGVPGHPR